In one window of Janthinobacterium sp. 1_2014MBL_MicDiv DNA:
- a CDS encoding AraC family transcriptional regulator produces the protein MIVYQEVAPVPALRPWLDCVWTCRAQAGATPLTHQVLPDNCIDILCQDQQDASFAVGMMTAPIHVISHGLVQTVAARFKPGAAARFFQLPLCELNDGRTDLQQLWGRDLAARLGDALWSEPLSDAQRVTILQDFLLLRLRQGARLRPAGVTEHALAAIQGAQGRVRVDGLAAQLGVSRQHLALQFRQQVGISPKLFARICRFRAASHGLKHLHGQPDWAQIALEYGYFDQSHLIHDFQDFAHSSPEAWFMHRRH, from the coding sequence ATGATCGTCTATCAGGAAGTTGCCCCCGTCCCCGCCCTGCGGCCCTGGCTGGACTGCGTCTGGACCTGCCGCGCGCAGGCGGGCGCCACGCCCCTGACGCACCAAGTCTTGCCGGACAATTGCATCGATATTCTGTGCCAGGACCAGCAGGACGCCAGCTTTGCCGTCGGCATGATGACGGCGCCGATACACGTCATCAGCCATGGCCTGGTGCAGACGGTGGCGGCCCGTTTCAAGCCGGGCGCGGCGGCGCGCTTCTTCCAGCTGCCCTTGTGCGAACTCAACGATGGCCGCACGGATCTACAGCAGCTGTGGGGCCGCGACCTGGCGGCGCGCCTGGGCGACGCGCTGTGGAGCGAGCCATTGTCCGATGCGCAGCGAGTCACTATTTTGCAAGATTTTCTGCTGCTGCGCCTGCGCCAGGGAGCGCGCCTGCGCCCGGCCGGCGTGACGGAGCATGCGCTGGCCGCCATCCAGGGCGCGCAAGGCAGGGTGCGCGTGGATGGCCTGGCCGCGCAGCTGGGCGTGTCGCGCCAGCACCTGGCGCTGCAATTTCGCCAGCAGGTCGGCATCAGCCCGAAATTGTTTGCCCGCATCTGCCGCTTCCGTGCCGCCAGCCATGGCTTGAAACATCTGCACGGGCAGCCGGATTGGGCGCAAATTGCCCTGGAATATGGCTATTTCGACCAATCGCACCTGATCCACGACTTCCAGGATTTCGCCCACAGTTCGCCCGAGGCATGGTTCATGCACCGCCGGCATTGA
- the leuS gene encoding leucine--tRNA ligase, translated as MQDKYSPADVEQAAQSHWKAIDAYKAVEHDPRFPKGKYFACSMLPYPSGKLHMGHVRNYTINDVMYRYLRMNGYNVLMPMGWDAFGMPAENAAMANNVPPAQWTYSNIAHMKQQMESMGLAIDWSREMTACKPEYYKWNQWMFLKMLEKGIIYKKTGTVNWDPIDQTVLANEQVVDGKGWRSGALIEKREIPMYYARITDYAEELLAYVDDKLPGWPERVRTMQTNWIGKSTGVRFAFPHAIKDAEGALIGDGKLYVFTTRPDTVMGVTFCAVAAEHPLAIHAAQSNPALAAFNAECKLGSVIEADMATMEKKGMPTGLFVTHPLTGAQVEVWVGNYVLITYGDGAVMGVPAHDERDFGFAKKYDLPIKQVIEVKGQEFSTDAWQESYGSKEGVCIASGKYDGLHFASAVDAVAADLAELGLGEKKTTFRLRDWGISRQRYWGTPIPMIHCADCGVVPVPEKDLPVVLPEDCVPDGTGNPLNKYEAFLKCDCPQCGKPARRETDTMDTFVDSSWYYMRYTSPGSNDAMVDARNDYWMPMDQYIGGIEHAVMHLLYARFWTKIMRDFGLVKFDEPFVNLLTQGMVLNETYFRKDAAGKTTWFNPDDVRLSLDDKGRPQSAILVADGAPVEIGGTEKMSKSKNNGIDPQAQIEQYGADTARLFTMFASPPEQTLEWSGSGVEGANRFLRRVWNFGYAQSAAIQAALAAAPAPATGDAQKNLRRELHKLLQQADYDLKRIQYNTVVSACMKMLNTLESAKLDDSAQSKALIAEGFSIFLRLLNPVAPHITHVLWQELGYAGAHGDLLNAAWPQVDPAALEQSEIEMMIQVNGKLRGSITVAKDADKASIEAAALACESVQKYVETTPKKIIVVPGKLISIVV; from the coding sequence ATGCAAGATAAATATAGTCCCGCCGACGTCGAACAAGCCGCCCAATCGCACTGGAAGGCGATCGACGCCTATAAAGCCGTCGAACACGACCCGCGTTTCCCAAAAGGCAAGTATTTCGCTTGCTCGATGCTACCTTACCCTTCGGGCAAGCTGCACATGGGTCACGTGCGCAACTATACGATCAATGATGTGATGTACCGCTACCTGCGCATGAACGGCTATAACGTGCTCATGCCGATGGGCTGGGATGCGTTCGGCATGCCGGCGGAAAACGCGGCCATGGCCAACAACGTGCCGCCCGCGCAATGGACGTATTCGAACATCGCCCACATGAAGCAGCAGATGGAATCGATGGGCCTGGCCATCGACTGGTCGCGCGAGATGACCGCCTGCAAGCCCGAATACTACAAGTGGAACCAGTGGATGTTCCTGAAAATGCTGGAAAAAGGCATCATCTACAAGAAGACCGGTACCGTGAACTGGGACCCGATCGACCAGACCGTGCTGGCCAATGAGCAAGTGGTCGACGGCAAGGGCTGGCGTTCGGGCGCGCTGATCGAAAAGCGCGAAATTCCGATGTACTACGCGCGCATCACCGATTACGCGGAAGAACTGCTGGCCTACGTGGATGACAAGCTGCCGGGCTGGCCCGAGCGCGTGCGCACCATGCAGACCAACTGGATCGGCAAGTCGACGGGCGTGCGCTTCGCCTTCCCGCATGCAATCAAGGATGCCGAAGGCGCCCTGATCGGCGACGGCAAGCTGTATGTATTTACCACGCGTCCGGACACCGTCATGGGCGTGACTTTCTGCGCCGTGGCCGCCGAACATCCGCTGGCCATCCACGCCGCGCAAAGCAATCCTGCGCTGGCCGCCTTCAACGCCGAGTGCAAGCTCGGTTCCGTCATCGAGGCGGACATGGCGACGATGGAGAAGAAGGGCATGCCGACCGGCCTGTTCGTCACCCATCCGCTGACGGGCGCGCAAGTGGAAGTGTGGGTCGGCAACTACGTGCTGATCACCTACGGCGACGGCGCCGTGATGGGCGTGCCTGCGCACGATGAACGCGATTTCGGCTTTGCCAAGAAATACGACCTGCCGATCAAGCAAGTGATCGAAGTCAAGGGCCAGGAATTCTCGACCGACGCATGGCAGGAATCGTATGGCAGCAAGGAGGGCGTCTGCATCGCCTCCGGCAAATACGACGGCCTGCATTTCGCCTCCGCCGTCGACGCGGTGGCCGCCGACCTGGCCGAACTGGGCCTGGGCGAGAAGAAAACCACGTTCCGCCTGCGCGACTGGGGCATTTCGCGCCAGCGCTACTGGGGCACGCCGATCCCGATGATCCATTGCGCCGACTGCGGCGTGGTGCCGGTGCCGGAAAAAGACTTGCCGGTGGTGCTGCCGGAAGACTGCGTGCCGGACGGCACGGGCAACCCGCTGAACAAGTACGAAGCCTTCCTCAAGTGCGACTGCCCGCAGTGCGGCAAGCCGGCGCGCCGCGAGACGGACACCATGGATACCTTCGTCGATTCGTCGTGGTACTACATGCGCTATACCTCGCCAGGCTCGAACGACGCCATGGTCGACGCGCGCAACGATTACTGGATGCCGATGGACCAGTACATCGGCGGCATCGAACACGCCGTCATGCACTTGCTGTACGCGCGCTTCTGGACCAAGATCATGCGCGACTTCGGCCTGGTCAAGTTCGACGAGCCGTTCGTCAACCTGCTGACGCAAGGCATGGTGCTGAACGAAACCTACTTCCGCAAGGATGCGGCGGGCAAGACCACCTGGTTCAACCCGGACGACGTGCGCCTGTCGCTCGATGACAAGGGCCGTCCGCAAAGCGCCATCCTGGTGGCCGATGGCGCGCCGGTGGAAATCGGCGGCACGGAAAAAATGTCGAAGTCGAAGAACAACGGCATCGACCCGCAAGCGCAGATCGAGCAGTATGGCGCCGACACGGCCCGTCTGTTTACCATGTTCGCTTCGCCGCCGGAACAGACGCTGGAATGGTCGGGCAGCGGCGTCGAAGGCGCGAACCGCTTCCTGCGTCGCGTGTGGAACTTCGGCTACGCCCAGTCGGCAGCCATTCAGGCCGCGCTGGCCGCGGCGCCTGCGCCAGCGACGGGCGACGCGCAGAAAAACCTGCGCCGCGAACTGCACAAGCTGCTGCAGCAAGCCGATTACGACTTGAAGCGCATCCAGTACAACACCGTGGTGTCGGCCTGCATGAAGATGCTCAACACGCTGGAATCGGCCAAGCTCGATGACAGCGCGCAGTCGAAGGCCCTGATCGCCGAAGGTTTTTCCATCTTCCTGCGCCTGCTCAATCCTGTCGCGCCGCACATCACCCACGTGCTGTGGCAGGAACTGGGTTACGCCGGCGCGCATGGCGACCTGCTCAACGCGGCCTGGCCGCAGGTCGATCCGGCCGCGCTGGAACAGTCCGAGATCGAGATGATGATCCAGGTGAACGGCAAGCTGCGCGGCTCGATCACGGTGGCCAAGGATGCGGACAAGGCCAGCATCGAAGCGGCCGCGCTGGCGTGCGAGAGTGTGCAGAAGTACGTCGAGACCACGCCGAAGAAGATCATCGTCGTGCCAGGCAAGTTAATCAGCATCGTGGTGTAA
- a CDS encoding LPS-assembly lipoprotein LptE — protein sequence MTTSSSVSLFGGRAWRAMLAIALTMLLSACGFHLRGSNGSFMLPFATMNIGLPETSPLAIDLKRYIRAIGSTEVVDTRDGADAFLEVLSDPERNRTKTILSLNSNGRVREYQLGYAINFRVLDKAGNQLLGPTVISLVRPITFNESQVLAKETEAAQLYRDMRNDMVQQIMRRLAAIKPVLPAMSVAPVAPVTPAVPAPQQ from the coding sequence ATGACAACCTCCTCTTCCGTATCGCTGTTCGGCGGGCGCGCCTGGCGCGCCATGCTGGCCATCGCCCTGACCATGCTGTTGTCGGCCTGCGGCTTTCACTTGCGTGGCTCGAACGGCAGTTTCATGCTGCCGTTCGCGACGATGAATATCGGCCTGCCCGAGACGTCGCCGCTGGCGATTGACCTGAAGCGCTACATCCGCGCCATCGGCAGTACGGAAGTGGTCGACACCAGGGATGGTGCCGACGCTTTCCTGGAAGTCCTCAGCGATCCGGAGAGGAACCGTACCAAGACCATTCTGTCCCTGAACAGCAATGGCCGCGTGCGCGAGTACCAGCTCGGGTATGCCATCAATTTCCGTGTGCTGGACAAGGCGGGCAACCAGTTGCTGGGACCGACGGTCATCAGCCTGGTGCGTCCTATCACCTTCAACGAATCCCAGGTGCTGGCCAAGGAAACAGAGGCTGCGCAGCTGTACCGCGACATGCGCAACGACATGGTGCAGCAGATCATGCGCCGCCTGGCCGCCATCAAGCCGGTGCTGCCGGCCATGTCGGTGGCGCCCGTGGCGCCCGTGACGCCGGCCGTGCCAGCCCCGCAGCAGTAA
- the holA gene encoding DNA polymerase III subunit delta has protein sequence MQLRIDALDGHVAKPLAQLYVITSDEHLLALEAADKIRRAARAQGYSERDVLTVERSFKWGELLAANQELSLFGDKKLIELRIPTGKPGKDGGAALQSYAKNLSPDNLTLITLPKLDWATQKAAWVASLQQAAVYIEIPNVERAQLPAWIGQRLAAQGQSAERASIDFIAERVEGNLLAAHQEIQKLGLLHEAGKLTYEQVQDAVLNVARYDVFKLSEAMLAGDPARLVRMLEGLKGEGEALPLVLWAVSEEIRTLLKLKAGMAQGRPLGALLKEYRIWGPRERMMEPALRRISLPVLEAALQQAAQVDKMIKGLRAKGYAGDAWDAMLQLGLKIARG, from the coding sequence ATGCAATTGCGGATAGACGCGCTCGACGGACATGTGGCCAAGCCGCTGGCGCAACTGTATGTGATCACCAGCGACGAGCATCTGCTGGCGCTGGAAGCGGCCGACAAAATACGCCGCGCGGCACGCGCGCAGGGCTATTCCGAACGCGATGTGCTGACGGTGGAGCGCAGCTTCAAGTGGGGCGAGCTGCTGGCCGCCAACCAGGAGCTGTCGCTGTTCGGCGACAAGAAGCTGATCGAACTGCGCATCCCTACCGGCAAGCCGGGCAAGGATGGCGGCGCGGCGCTGCAAAGCTACGCCAAGAACCTCAGTCCCGACAACCTGACCCTGATCACGTTGCCCAAGCTGGACTGGGCCACGCAAAAGGCGGCCTGGGTCGCCAGCCTGCAGCAGGCGGCCGTCTACATCGAGATTCCGAATGTGGAACGGGCGCAGTTGCCGGCGTGGATAGGCCAGCGCCTGGCCGCGCAGGGGCAGAGCGCCGAGCGCGCCAGCATCGACTTCATCGCCGAACGGGTGGAAGGCAATCTGCTGGCGGCGCACCAGGAAATCCAGAAACTGGGCCTGCTGCATGAAGCGGGCAAGCTGACGTATGAACAGGTGCAGGACGCGGTGCTGAACGTGGCCCGCTACGATGTCTTCAAGCTGTCCGAGGCCATGCTGGCCGGCGACCCGGCGCGCCTGGTGCGCATGCTCGAAGGCTTGAAGGGCGAGGGCGAGGCGCTGCCGCTGGTCTTGTGGGCCGTCTCCGAGGAAATCCGCACGCTGTTAAAATTGAAGGCCGGGATGGCGCAGGGACGTCCGCTGGGCGCGCTGCTCAAGGAATACCGCATCTGGGGCCCGCGCGAGCGGATGATGGAACCGGCCCTGCGGCGCATTTCGCTGCCCGTGCTGGAAGCGGCGCTGCAGCAGGCGGCGCAGGTGGACAAGATGATCAAGGGCCTGCGCGCCAAGGGCTACGCGGGCGACGCCTGGGACGCCATGCTGCAACTGGGCCTGAAAATCGCCCGAGGCTAG
- a CDS encoding glutamate-5-semialdehyde dehydrogenase, translated as MDITEYMQDVGTRARIASRAMARADSATRNRALTLIAKAIVRDADLLRAANQRDLDAAAAAGLAPAMLDRLTLSDAAIATMVEGLTQIVSLADPIGEISNMKFRPTGIQVGQMRVPLGVIGIIYEARPNVTVDAAGLCIKSGNATILRGGSEAIHCNRALAKLVQEGLAGAGLPADAVQVVDTTDRAAVGALITMPQYVDVIVPRGGKGLIARLMEEATVPMIKHLDGICHVYIDAKADMQKALDIGFNAKCHRYGTCNTMETLLVARAIAPAVLPQLAELYLTKQVELRADPEAHAILAGYPHLVAATEEDWRTEYLAAILAVKVVDGIDEAMDHISQYSSKHTEAIITEDYSDALRFLREVDSASVMVNASTRFADGFEYGLGAEIGISNDKLHARGPVGLEGLTSLKYVVFGHGEVRQ; from the coding sequence ATGGATATCACTGAATATATGCAGGACGTGGGCACGCGCGCGCGCATCGCTTCGCGCGCCATGGCGCGTGCCGACAGCGCCACGCGCAACCGCGCCCTGACGTTGATCGCAAAGGCCATCGTGCGCGATGCCGATCTGCTGCGTGCTGCCAACCAGCGCGACCTCGACGCGGCCGCTGCCGCCGGCCTGGCGCCGGCCATGCTCGATCGCCTGACCCTGTCCGACGCGGCCATTGCCACCATGGTAGAAGGCCTGACGCAGATCGTGTCGCTGGCCGATCCGATCGGTGAAATCTCGAACATGAAATTCCGTCCGACGGGCATCCAGGTGGGACAGATGCGCGTGCCGCTGGGCGTCATCGGCATCATCTATGAAGCGCGTCCGAACGTGACGGTGGATGCGGCCGGCCTGTGCATCAAGAGCGGCAACGCGACGATTTTGCGCGGCGGCTCGGAAGCCATCCATTGCAACCGCGCCCTGGCCAAGCTGGTACAGGAAGGCCTGGCGGGCGCCGGCCTGCCTGCCGACGCGGTACAGGTGGTCGACACCACCGACCGCGCCGCCGTCGGCGCCCTCATCACCATGCCGCAATACGTGGACGTCATCGTGCCGCGCGGCGGCAAGGGCCTGATCGCGCGCCTGATGGAGGAAGCCACGGTGCCGATGATCAAGCACCTCGATGGCATTTGCCACGTCTACATCGACGCCAAGGCCGATATGCAGAAGGCGCTCGACATCGGTTTCAACGCGAAATGCCACCGCTACGGCACCTGCAACACCATGGAAACCCTGCTGGTGGCGCGCGCCATCGCACCTGCCGTGCTGCCGCAGCTGGCCGAACTGTACCTGACCAAGCAGGTTGAATTGCGCGCCGATCCGGAGGCGCATGCCATCCTGGCCGGCTACCCGCACCTGGTCGCGGCCACCGAGGAAGACTGGCGCACCGAGTACCTGGCGGCGATCCTGGCGGTGAAGGTGGTCGACGGCATCGACGAGGCGATGGACCACATCAGCCAGTATTCGTCGAAGCACACGGAAGCCATCATCACGGAAGACTACAGCGATGCGCTGCGCTTCCTGCGCGAGGTCGATTCCGCCTCCGTGATGGTGAACGCCTCCACGCGTTTCGCCGACGGTTTCGAATATGGCCTGGGCGCCGAGATCGGCATCTCGAACGACAAGCTGCATGCGCGCGGCCCGGTGGGACTGGAAGGTCTGACCTCGCTCAAATACGTGGTCTTCGGCCACGGCGAAGTACGTCAATAA
- a CDS encoding CopD family protein — MLFLWTKAFHIIFVMSWFAGLFYLPRIFVNLAMETETVATERLLLMARKLYRFMSLLALPAMVLGLALMWMLYGGGEGRMKMPGWMHAKLTFVVLLLGYHHACGSILRKFEKGLNKRSHTWFRWFNEVPVVMLLAVVVLVVVKPF; from the coding sequence ATGCTCTTTCTCTGGACCAAAGCATTCCACATCATCTTCGTCATGTCCTGGTTTGCCGGCCTGTTTTACCTGCCGCGCATTTTCGTCAACCTGGCGATGGAGACGGAAACGGTCGCCACCGAGCGCCTGCTGCTGATGGCGCGCAAGCTGTACCGCTTCATGTCCCTGCTGGCGCTGCCGGCCATGGTGCTGGGCCTGGCGTTGATGTGGATGCTGTACGGCGGGGGCGAAGGCCGCATGAAGATGCCGGGCTGGATGCATGCCAAGCTGACGTTCGTGGTGCTGCTGCTCGGCTATCACCACGCCTGCGGTTCCATTCTGCGCAAGTTCGAAAAAGGCCTCAACAAGCGCAGCCACACCTGGTTCCGCTGGTTTAATGAAGTGCCGGTGGTGATGCTGCTGGCCGTCGTCGTGCTGGTCGTGGTCAAGCCTTTCTAA
- a CDS encoding 2-hydroxychromene-2-carboxylate isomerase: MSTSQNKVVQYFFAPHSPWTYLGHARLMAIAAKTGAQIDVRPFDLGKVFSVSGGLPLAKRAPQRQAYRLNELARWSAFLQVPLTLQPKFFPVSPEAAAKLIIATRLAHGVEASLKLAHAIMRGLWAEERNIGDEDTLAQIALDEGFDGRQLLKTAETASVQAEYDANTEAATAASVFGSPWYIVDGEGYWGQDRLDFVERALEGQ, from the coding sequence ATGAGTACAAGCCAGAACAAGGTTGTCCAGTATTTCTTTGCTCCCCATTCGCCATGGACCTACCTGGGCCATGCGCGCCTGATGGCCATCGCCGCGAAGACCGGCGCGCAGATCGACGTGCGCCCCTTCGACCTGGGCAAGGTCTTCAGCGTTTCAGGTGGCTTGCCGCTGGCCAAGCGCGCGCCCCAGCGCCAGGCGTATCGCCTGAACGAACTGGCGCGCTGGTCGGCTTTCCTGCAAGTGCCGCTGACCTTGCAGCCGAAGTTTTTCCCCGTCTCGCCGGAAGCGGCGGCCAAGCTGATCATCGCCACGCGCCTGGCGCATGGCGTGGAAGCGTCGCTGAAGCTGGCGCATGCCATCATGCGCGGCCTGTGGGCCGAGGAGCGCAATATCGGCGATGAAGATACCCTGGCGCAGATCGCCCTGGATGAGGGATTCGACGGCCGTCAGCTGCTGAAAACGGCGGAAACGGCCAGCGTGCAGGCGGAATATGACGCCAACACGGAAGCGGCCACCGCCGCCAGCGTCTTCGGCTCGCCGTGGTACATCGTCGATGGCGAAGGCTATTGGGGGCAGGACCGCCTCGATTTTGTCGAGCGGGCGCTGGAAGGACAGTAA
- a CDS encoding THUMP domain-containing class I SAM-dependent RNA methyltransferase, whose amino-acid sequence MEAALAEELGEIAQDSSTMKVHNQVPGGVHCSGDLLDAYRINLHSRIASRVLMRMAHSGYKTENDIYDLTLAQAWEDWFGVHHTIRVDVTAVKSPLRSLEFTTLKIKDAICDRFRDQFNERPSVNTKTPDMRIVGFLDAHTFTVYLDTSGEALFKRGWREETGDAPLRENLAAGLLRVSGWKPGMVLFDPMCGSGTILAEAAQMLQGIPPGASRQFAFENFHDFDPAPWNAMKNAIKVNPLPAEPTIFGSDISGDMVAMTRHNLRCAGVRFEVPLKQIEAQEVKPPSDVPGIMLTNPPYGERIGVRGDSTIPEDELSTSFYSAMGTTLKQRFAGWTVFLFTADLGLPKLLRLKEARKTPFFNGALECRLFRFDMVAGYNRREEAKPKNN is encoded by the coding sequence ATGGAAGCGGCGCTGGCCGAGGAACTGGGCGAGATCGCCCAGGATAGTTCGACCATGAAGGTCCACAACCAGGTGCCGGGCGGCGTACACTGCTCGGGCGACCTGCTCGATGCCTACCGCATCAACCTGCATTCGCGCATCGCTTCGCGCGTGCTGATGCGCATGGCGCATTCCGGCTACAAGACGGAAAACGACATCTATGACCTGACCCTGGCGCAAGCCTGGGAAGACTGGTTCGGCGTGCACCACACGATCCGCGTCGACGTCACGGCCGTCAAATCGCCGCTGCGCAGCCTGGAATTCACCACGCTGAAGATCAAGGATGCGATCTGCGACCGTTTCCGCGACCAGTTCAACGAGCGTCCATCGGTCAACACCAAGACGCCGGACATGCGCATCGTCGGCTTCCTCGACGCGCATACCTTCACCGTCTATCTCGACACGTCGGGCGAAGCGCTGTTCAAGCGCGGCTGGCGCGAAGAGACGGGCGACGCGCCGCTGCGCGAAAACCTGGCCGCCGGCCTGCTGCGCGTGTCGGGCTGGAAGCCTGGCATGGTGCTGTTCGATCCGATGTGCGGTTCCGGCACCATCCTGGCCGAAGCGGCGCAGATGCTGCAGGGGATTCCGCCGGGCGCCTCGCGTCAGTTCGCGTTTGAAAATTTCCACGACTTCGATCCGGCGCCGTGGAATGCCATGAAAAATGCCATCAAGGTCAATCCGCTGCCGGCGGAGCCGACGATTTTCGGCAGCGATATTTCGGGCGACATGGTGGCCATGACGCGCCACAACCTGCGTTGCGCCGGCGTGCGCTTCGAGGTGCCGCTGAAACAGATCGAGGCGCAGGAAGTCAAGCCGCCAAGCGACGTGCCGGGCATCATGCTGACCAATCCGCCGTACGGCGAACGTATCGGCGTGCGCGGCGACAGCACCATTCCGGAAGACGAACTGTCGACCTCCTTCTATTCGGCCATGGGCACCACCCTGAAGCAGCGCTTTGCCGGCTGGACCGTGTTCCTCTTCACGGCCGACCTGGGCCTGCCCAAGCTGCTGCGCCTGAAGGAAGCGCGCAAGACGCCATTCTTCAACGGCGCGCTGGAATGCCGTTTGTTCCGCTTCGATATGGTCGCGGGCTACAACCGCCGCGAAGAAGCCAAACCAAAAAATAACTGA